In Tachysurus fulvidraco isolate hzauxx_2018 chromosome 1, HZAU_PFXX_2.0, whole genome shotgun sequence, a single window of DNA contains:
- the LOC125141388 gene encoding histone H2A-like — protein MYNRIGLTLEFYGVFRIGSSVTSILANKRDAVMLYDRVLEEQRCYFGVILTTYLSYKMSGRGKTGGKTRAKAKTRSSRAGLQFPVGRVHSLLRKGNYAQRVGAGAPVYLAAVLEYLTAEILELAGNAARDNKKTRIIPRHLQLAVRNDEELNKLLGGVTIAQGGVLPNIQAVLLPKKTEKAVKTK, from the coding sequence ATGTACAATAGAATAGGACTGACCCTGGAATTCTACGGCGTGTTTCGGATTGGTTCTTCCGTCACAAGTATCTTAGCCAATAAGAGAGATGCCGTGATGTTATATGACAGAGTGCTAGAAGAACAGCGCTGTTATTTCGGTGTTATTCTTACAACGTATCTGAGCTACAAGATGAGTGGAAGAGGCAAAACCGGCGGTAAAACTAGGGCTAAGGCCAAGACTCGTTCATCCAGGGCCGGACTGCAGTTCCCCGTGGGTCGTGTGCACAGTCTTCTGCGTAAAGGTAATTATGCCCAGCGCGTCGGTGCCGGCGCTCCGGTTTACTTGGCTGCCGTGCTCGAGTATCTGACTGCTGAGATCCTCGAGTTGGCCGGTAATGCCGCCCGTGACAACAAGAAGACCCGTATCATTCCCCGTCACCTACAGCTCGCTGTGCGTAACGACGAGGAGCTGAACAAACTGCTCGGAGGAGTGACCATCGCTCAGGGAGGTGTACTGCCCAACATTCAGGCCGTGCTTCTGCCCAAGAAGACCGAGAAAGCCGTCAAGACCAAGTAA